The Syntrophales bacterium region TCAGGACAGACGGACACTTAAGCACGTGTAAACTTTCTTACGATAGGGTGGTGAAAAAATTGATTGGCAGTGGTATTGCAAAGCGTTATGCAAAGGCCTTCTTTAATATAGCCAGAGAAGGAGACAACTACGAAAAGTACTACAGTGAATTGAAAAGTTTTTCGTCTGTACTTGAGGAAAACGAAAACCTGAAGGAATTTTTAGCTAATCCCATTTTTGACCAGAGCGACAAAAAGGCTGTCATCGAAGAAGTGTTAAAAAGTTTTGACATTTCAAATATGACCGCTAATTTCCTTAAGCTGCTGGTAGATAAGCGGAGGATTGATATCCTTCCCGACATTGAAATTTGTTATCGGGAAATTATTGACGGCACCCTCAAGAAGGTAAGGGCTGAAATTAAAACAGCCTTTCCTTTATCCACGGCATTATCCGAAAGTATTAAGAACAAGTTAGAAGAGCTTACCGGTAAGGCGGTCGATGTGACTATTGAGGATGATTCAACTCTTCTGGGTGGTGTTGTTGTAAGGATTGGTGATACTGTCTACGATGGAAGCATAAAGACTCAATTGAACAACATAAGGAATCTCTTGGGGGAGGATATATAGATGGGAAGAATCAGGGCAGAAGAAATAAGCGAAATAATTTCCAAGCAGATAAAGGATTATGAGAAAAAACTTGATGTAAGCGAAACCGGGACTGTTCTGTCCGTCGGGGACGGCATTGCGCGGGTCTATGGAGTGGAGAACGCAATGGCAATGGAACTACTCGAATTTCCCGGCGGGTTATTAGGAATGGTTCTGAACCTGGAAACCGATAATGTCGGTGTTGCCATCCTCGGACAAGATACGCACATCAAAGAAGGAGACATCGTCAAGAGGACAGGCAGGATTGCTCAGGTTCCTGTAGGGGAAGGCTTATTGGGACGAGTTATTGATGGAACCGGTGCACCTATAGACGGAAAGGGACCTATTGAAACGACTGAATTTAGAAGAATAGAAATGATCGCTCCCGGCGTTGTCCAGCGTCAGCCGGTTAATGAACCGATGTATACGGGAATAAAGGCTGTTGATGCCATGACCCCTATCGGACGAGGTCAGAGGGAGCTCATCATCGGTGACAGACAGATAGGGAAGACCGCCATCTGTATCGATGCCATAATAAGGCAAAAGGATACTGGTGTTAAGTGTATCTACGTTGCCATCGGCCAAAAAAAATCAACGGTGGCTCAGGTTGTGGAAGCTTTGAGAAAAAATGGTGCGATGGATTATACCTGTGTGGTTTCAGCCTGTGCCAGTGATCCGGCTACACTGCAGTATATCGCTGCATATTCCGGATGCAGCATTGGTGAATATTTCCGCGATAGCAAACAGGATGCCCTGATTATCTACGATGATCTCTCAAAACAGGCAGTTGCCTACAGGCAGATATCTCTTCTCCTGAGAAGACCGCCCGGACGTGAGGCATTCCCGGGAGATATTTTCTATAATCACTCAAGGCTTTTGGAACGTTCTGCCAGGGTGAGCGAAGATTTGGGTGGTGGTTCCCTCACTGCTCTACCGATTATTGAGACCCAGGCAGGAGACGTTTCTGCTTATATCCCCACCAACGTCATTTCCATTACAGACGGTCAGGTCTACCTTGAGCCGGATCTATTCTTCTCCGGTATACGGCCTGCGATCAATGTGGGACTGTCGGTCTCGAGAGTGGGGGGGGCCGCCCAGGTAAAGGCCATGAAACAGGTTGCAGGAACCCTGAAGCTTGACTTGGCACAATACAGAGAGCTGGCAGCTTTCACCCAGTTTGGAAGTGATCTCGACAAGGCAACACAGGCTCAACTGGCAAGGGGGGCCAGATTGGTTGAGATATTGAAACAACCTCAGTACCAGCCATTGCTTCTGTCGGAACAGGTGATTATTCTCTATGCGGGGGCCAGAGGCTTCCTAGACAAATATGAAGTTGGAAAGTTAAAGGAATACGAAATTCAACTTTCAAGTTTTGTGAAGAGTAAGTACCCTGAAATTATGACTGAGATAGATGAGAAAAAGGAAATAAACCCGGAACTGGACAAAAAGATGACCGATGCCTTGACCGAGTTCGATTCCGTATTCGTTACCGAGTAGATATTATCGAGTAAGGAGTAAATATTAATGGCCGCATTAAGAGATATTAAAAGAAAGATTGTGGCGGTTGACAAAACCAGACAGATAACAAAGGCCATGAATGCCGTAGCTGCCTCAAAATTTAAGTTTGCTCAACTGAAAATGGACAATTTCAGACCCTATGCAAGCAAGTTTATGGAGACACTCAACAGTCTTGCTCTCCGGGTAGATTCTACCTCTCATCCGCTTCTGGCAGTACGAGAGCCGAAAAGAATCAAAATAATCTGCATGACATCGGACAGAGGCCTCTGTGGGGGGTTTAATACAAATATAATCAGGGCCACAGAGAGATTTGTCAAAGAAAAAGTGGATGAAGGCAAAGAAGTTTCGTTAATCACCGTCGGTAAAAAGGGGAGAGATTCCCTCAGGAGAAAGTTAAATGTTGTAGCCGAACACACGGATGTGTCCGGAAAATTTGACATGAGTCTCTCCGTCAAAATCGGGGAAGATGTCATCCCCTCTTTTATCGCCGAAGAATATGATGAATTATATCTGATCTTCAACGAATTTTTTAATGTAACTATCCAGAGACCGATGGTTGTGAGGTTGCTTCCCCTACCATCTGTAGGTAAAGAGATGGAAGTAGAACCCGAAAAAAAGGTTGATTATATCTATGAACCGTCCGAAGAAATTTTGATAGACCAGCTTCTTCCGATGTATCTTAGGGTTCTTATTTACAGGGCGCTTTTAGAAACGTCAGCCGGAGAGAACGGCGCACGGATGGCAGCTATGGACAATGCTACCAATAACTGTGATGAAATGATCGACACTCTTACGCTGAGATTCAACAAGGCAAGGCAGGCGGCTATTACCGCTGAGTTGATGGATATTGTAGGGGGTACGGAAGCGCTGGCAGCCGGATAAAAGCCAGGACGCAGTCTTGCCCTGGCACCACAAGAATTGTCACTTTAGTTTTTTAACCTTATTTGAGGAGAAAAATATTATGAATGTAGGAACTATCGCACAGGTAATAGGCCCGGTTATTGATGTGCTGTTTGAAGAGGGAACTCTGCCAAGTATCAGGAACGCCCTTACGATATCCAATCCGGCAATCAGTGACGAGGAGGACAATCTGGTCGTAGAGGTAGCACAGCATCTTGGTGACAACGTGGTAAGATGTATTGCGATGGATATAACAGATGGCCTGGTAAGGGGTATGCCGGCGAGGGATTCAGGCAGTCCGATCATGGTACCTGTGGGGCCAGCATGTCTCGGGAGGATACTCAATGTTGTCGGCAGGCCTGTCGATGGCTTAGGTCCTGTAAATTCAAAAATATATATGCCCATACATAGGGAAGCCCCCACGTTTTTGGAACAGGATACATCGGTGCATGTCTTGGAAACAGGGGTTAAGGTTATCGATCTGCTCGTACCCTTTCCCAGGGGAGGAAAGATGGGAATGTTCGGAGGTGCAGGCGTTGGTAAGACCGTTGTCATGATGGAAATGATTCATAATATCGCCATGCATCACGGAGGTATCTCAGTATTCGGCGGTGTGGGCGAGCGGACGAGAGAAGGTAACGACCTCTATCTGGAGATGAAGGAATCCGGGGTTCTCGAAAAGGCAGCGTTGGTATATGGCCAGATGACAGAACCCCCTGGAGCGAGGGCACGTGTCGCGCTTACGGCGCTGGCAGCCGCTGAATATTTCAGAGATGTGGAAGGGCAGGATGTGCTCCTTTTTATCGATAACATATTCAGATTTACCCAGGCAGGTTCTGAGGTATCGGCACTTCTCGGCAGGATGCCTTCAGCGGTCGGATATCAGCCAACCCTCGCCACAGACCTCGGAGAACTTCAGGAAAGAATCACATCAACCGATAAGGGTTCAATTACAGCAGTCCAG contains the following coding sequences:
- the atpH gene encoding ATP synthase F1 subunit delta — encoded protein: MKKLIGSGIAKRYAKAFFNIAREGDNYEKYYSELKSFSSVLEENENLKEFLANPIFDQSDKKAVIEEVLKSFDISNMTANFLKLLVDKRRIDILPDIEICYREIIDGTLKKVRAEIKTAFPLSTALSESIKNKLEELTGKAVDVTIEDDSTLLGGVVVRIGDTVYDGSIKTQLNNIRNLLGEDI
- the atpD gene encoding F0F1 ATP synthase subunit beta; this encodes MNVGTIAQVIGPVIDVLFEEGTLPSIRNALTISNPAISDEEDNLVVEVAQHLGDNVVRCIAMDITDGLVRGMPARDSGSPIMVPVGPACLGRILNVVGRPVDGLGPVNSKIYMPIHREAPTFLEQDTSVHVLETGVKVIDLLVPFPRGGKMGMFGGAGVGKTVVMMEMIHNIAMHHGGISVFGGVGERTREGNDLYLEMKESGVLEKAALVYGQMTEPPGARARVALTALAAAEYFRDVEGQDVLLFIDNIFRFTQAGSEVSALLGRMPSAVGYQPTLATDLGELQERITSTDKGSITAVQCVYVPADDLTDPAPATTFAHLDGTVVLSRPLAELGIYPAVDPLDSTSRILDPNVIGDEHYMVAREVQMTLQKYKDLQDIIAILGMDELSDEDKLTVSRARKIQRFLSQPFFVAAQFTGTDGKFVSVPDTVRGFKEILEGKHDDLPEQAFYMVGGIEEAVEKAQKLSA
- the atpG gene encoding ATP synthase F1 subunit gamma; translated protein: MAALRDIKRKIVAVDKTRQITKAMNAVAASKFKFAQLKMDNFRPYASKFMETLNSLALRVDSTSHPLLAVREPKRIKIICMTSDRGLCGGFNTNIIRATERFVKEKVDEGKEVSLITVGKKGRDSLRRKLNVVAEHTDVSGKFDMSLSVKIGEDVIPSFIAEEYDELYLIFNEFFNVTIQRPMVVRLLPLPSVGKEMEVEPEKKVDYIYEPSEEILIDQLLPMYLRVLIYRALLETSAGENGARMAAMDNATNNCDEMIDTLTLRFNKARQAAITAELMDIVGGTEALAAG
- the atpA gene encoding F0F1 ATP synthase subunit alpha; the protein is MGRIRAEEISEIISKQIKDYEKKLDVSETGTVLSVGDGIARVYGVENAMAMELLEFPGGLLGMVLNLETDNVGVAILGQDTHIKEGDIVKRTGRIAQVPVGEGLLGRVIDGTGAPIDGKGPIETTEFRRIEMIAPGVVQRQPVNEPMYTGIKAVDAMTPIGRGQRELIIGDRQIGKTAICIDAIIRQKDTGVKCIYVAIGQKKSTVAQVVEALRKNGAMDYTCVVSACASDPATLQYIAAYSGCSIGEYFRDSKQDALIIYDDLSKQAVAYRQISLLLRRPPGREAFPGDIFYNHSRLLERSARVSEDLGGGSLTALPIIETQAGDVSAYIPTNVISITDGQVYLEPDLFFSGIRPAINVGLSVSRVGGAAQVKAMKQVAGTLKLDLAQYRELAAFTQFGSDLDKATQAQLARGARLVEILKQPQYQPLLLSEQVIILYAGARGFLDKYEVGKLKEYEIQLSSFVKSKYPEIMTEIDEKKEINPELDKKMTDALTEFDSVFVTE